The following nucleotide sequence is from Nomascus leucogenys isolate Asia chromosome 13, Asia_NLE_v1, whole genome shotgun sequence.
ccagtgCAACTTCAGGCCTACCTGCTCCATTCACCGTAAGTGCTCTGTACAGGTGTCCCATTCTTGATTGCTTACaccgtatttttactgtaccttttctgtgtttagatatgtttagacacacaGATACTTATCATTGATAGTACAGTTACTTCCATTATTCAGTACAGTTACACGCTGTACAGATTACAGCCTCAGTGTGTGGTAAGGATACTGCCTCCATGCTCACATGTCTCTGTGTAAGTACACTGATCACACAGTGACAAAATTGCTCATCAGGTTTTGAGTGGTTTTTTTCACTGAACACAATGCCTCATCAGAGCATCTAGGAGTtctttgagaacagcctggagaTGCTTGGCACAGGGCTTCCTGCTGTGCCTGGGCAGCTCTGGTGGGCCCAGGGTGACCTGAGGGCCAGCAGGGGAGTGTCAGTTTCTTGTGGCTGCATCTAAAAATATGGGCTTCCTTAAAATACCCAGTGGCAGTGCCTGCTAAGTAGGCATTTGCCATTACAACGGCTTCCCAGAAACGCAGCTGGAAGGACATAGTGGGATCTTAACATGCTTCTTACTGGCAAGTTGCTGAAACAAATGCAGAAATTCTGTCAGAAACTGCTGTCTCTGCATATTGATGCCACCAGCTGAGGGGCTGAAATTGCAGCCTCAGAAGGACCAGTCCTGAAAACAGATCTGAAAAGTGAGCAGCCAAGTAAGTAAATTAGGGTTTTTCGGTTATTTTCCTCTAACATTTTCTCTGTGCTCCCTAAGGCTTCTCCTGAAGAACCACAGGTCATCCTGGTAGGCCTGTCCCAGTCCTGGGTCAGAGCTGGTTCCCAGGAGCCATGTCAGTCCCTCACTTTTCAGCAGTACCCTTGATACTTTTccattttatgtaattaattattttgtttgttggttttttattaagcaaatgcttctctctgttcctcttgGGCTTCTGAAGGGACCCTTTCCGCTTCTCCTTCTAGTCTCTCCTCTTGGTCATTTccaactccatctcagaaaaatggATATAGGAAGTAAACTTAACCATTTAACTTCAACTTAAATGGTTCTCGTCTTTTGgatggaagtttctttttttttaaatgtggttaaATTTGAGTAAATATGTAAAACTGCTcttagttcttttttgtttgtttgtttttgtttttttttttgagacagagtctcactctgtcacccaggctggagtgcagtggcgtgatcttggctcatggcaaccttcacctcccaggttcaagcgattctcctgcctcaggctccggagtagctgggactacaggtgcctgccaccatgcccgatttagtagagacggggtttaaccatatTGATCcgactggtcctgaactcctgaccttgtgatccacctgcctcggcctcccaaagtgctgggattacaggcacgagccactgcgcccggcctagttctAATGTAGAGTTAGGGCTTTTTTGTGTTTTACTGTTTGGATTTTCAAATAACCTGGAGATAATATGTTCCCTGAttatttaaagtttcttttatcatttttaagttaGTCACAGGAGGAGGCTTAAGAATCTAAAGTTGTATTTTCCTTTGTCAGGGGACTCTGATTTTGCCTTTGAAACGtgttactctttctttttcttttttcttttctccctttttttttttgagacgggagtttcgctcttgttgcccagactggagtgcagtggtacaaccttggctcactgcaacctctgcctctcgggttcaagcgattctcctctcctggcctcccaagtggctgcgattacaggcacgcgccaccacgcccggctaattttttgtatttttagtagagacggggtttcactgtgttggccagactactctcaaactcctgacgtcagatgatccacctgccttggcctcccaaagtgctgggattacaggtcagaGCCACTGCCTGACCAAAAATGTGTTAGCCTTTCTTCGATGAGGTCTTCAGTTCTCCAcaggggctgcagtgaggtgCCTAGCATGTGGAAATGTTCAGCAGTCTTCTGTGGAGGTGGCTGCAGAGTAGCAGGATCATGGTTTTGCTTGTATCGTCCTTAAAAGATCTGTTTATTGCCACTCATTTACGAGGACCAAAACGTGCTTGCTCAGAGGTAGTAATGTGTTAAGAAcaagctttgaattttttttttggtggggggacggagaatcggtctgtcgcccaggctggagtgcagtggcaccatctcggctcgctgcaagctccgcctcccgggttcatgccattctcctgcctcagcctcctgagtagctgggactacaggcgcccgccaccacgcctggctaattttttgtatttttagtagagagggggtttcaccgtgttagccaggatggtcttgatctcctgacctcgtgatccgtccacctcagcctcccaaagtgctgggattacaggcatgagccaccgtgcccagagtTAATGCAACTATATCCCTGAGAAGTAAACTTTCACACTCATAACTCAGTGCCCATGGAGCCGTGGCGCTGAGGAATGTTGAGGGAGCAGCACAGCTCACCTCCAGCACTTGGCAGCGAGTGAGCGCTGAACCTGTGCCTGGCTGTGCGTGAGACAAAGGGAGATCAAAGGCCCTGAAAGGAGGCTGCATGTGTTTTCCAGGCAGCCCGAACTGTGCGTTTCCAGTTGTTGCCCACGCACTGTGACCAGGACTGTGACTGGGACAGCTTCCCTCACCAGGGAAGGAGTGTGGGGCAGCAGCCTGACATGTAGCTCATAAAGAAGGTGGAGGACAGCATCTCCAGGTTTTCTTATGTACAGAATGACTGACTTCACGTAGCTTTACAAATTGACCTGCTTCTTTACCTTCAGAGTTTTGGAGGAAAGATGGCAGACGTTAATAGGAAATGGGCTGTCAGTAAGATTGAGGTAAAAATGGAAATCTGGCCCACAGGACCACAGGTCACTATATCCAGCCTGCCTGTGTGGCCGTGGAACCCGGTGAGGACAGAAAGTGTCAGGAGGGTTTAGGGCTGCCGGCAGAGCTGATGAGCATCACCGTCTTCTGTGGCTTAGGGCGTGAATGGTGGTGATCTGGAGTCGAAGGATTTGCAGAGTACTGGCTGGAACTGCAGGCCCTGCACCTTGGGTAGAGGGAAGCTGGATGGGTCATTTGTGGGCTCTCTCTGAGGCCTGTGTGCTAGGTGTGTCCATTTAGTTAGTACTTAAAACGGATTTTCAGGGATGTTACATGCTTAATGTaatgtgcattttttcatgtggtaAGTGATGTCCTGTCTTAGTTAAGGCTTTAAGTATAAGTCAGAAGTATCCCTGGGCAtctgtttctgtgcctggctcctcTGGTTGGTGTTGTGGCCGAGTGGATTAGAACACCACACAGCTGTAGAggtcttttttttcccatctgcTCTTTTTGTGTGGGAAGGAAGGTGTGTTGTGATTGCAGCGCTGCTGAGGAGCATGTGTCCAGCTAATGGGAGGAGGAGGGCTGGCTTCCCTGTGGGGGGGACTGTCCCCTTGCCTGCCGTCCTTGAAGGCACCTGCGGCCAGCAACTCAAGGAGCAAGTCCTGTGCACAGACTGCTCCGCTGATTCGCTCACTGTCCTGTCTGGGCCTGTTGGCCAGGGCAGCTCCCGAGGGAAAGGCTGCAGCAAAGGAGCCAGCATCATGGAAATTGTTTTGAGGGAGAATAAGCTCAGATTAATCTCATGTTTGTAGAACACTGATAGCATCCCACTTGTCTTCTTATACCCCCAGAATCTCAAATTTGTATTACAAGGAAACAGCAGTTAgtgcattttaaaagatgattctagggccaggcgctgtggctcatgcctgtaattccagcactttgggaggcggcggcgggtggatcacctgaggttgggagttcgagacctgcctggccaagatgatgaaatcctgtctctactaaaaatacaaaaattaaccgggtgtggtggtgtgtttctgtaatcccagctacttgggaggctgaggcatgagaatcgcttgaacctgggaggcggaggttgcagtgagctgagatcgcgccactgcactccagcctgggcaacagagtgagactttgtctcaaaaaaaaaaaggggggggttcTGGAATTGTCTGCTCACAAGTGGGGAAGTCAAcaggaagaaaattagaaaataaattggatTTCTGAAGCCCTGGGTATTCTAGGATGGGAGCAGGAGGCAGGAAGTGGTGGCCGGGTCACCGGTTCATTAGTCCACCAGTGTTGGCTGGTGTTGGGGCACTGCCCCCAGGGAGAGCTGCTTGTGGTCACCCCTCCAGTGAAGCAGGCCTGTTTCATTGTCTGGGATCCCACAGTCTCCCTCATTGCCTCAGCTACCTTCCCACCTGGTGTCCCCAACTGGGTGCTGTTATCCTTCATAGTGTGGCCTTTGATGCCATCATGAAAGGTCAACGTGGCAGGGATGAGGTTGTGAGATGAGGTCTGGAGCATATTCTCTTTATGTAGAACCTTCTGGTTACTTGGGGGACTCGGGGGAGGGGAGCAGGaaaactaaaaatccaaaaacgGGTGTCACAGACTGGAGAGCTCCGTGTTTTACTTCCTGCTCTGTTTTCTGTAATAGCATTTTGGCACTCTTAGACGATGCATCTAGGCGGGAGCCTTCTTACCTCACACTGGACCCCTTCTCACccgcctgtgtgcatgtgtgtgtgtgcacacacatacagacacacctCACACAAAAGCCATTTTAAGGCAGTGTTGGAGGGTCCCAATCATGACCAGACCTTGGTTGAGCCTCTCCAAGGAGATGCTGTCCCAGAACTGCTGACCCTAAGTCTAAATTTGTGCCCTGGGCAGCTCTTCAGAGACCCCTACGATGGGGCGCTCAGGCACTCACCTTCTATAGCAGAACTTTTTGCCTCATGGTTCCGTCACTTTAAAACCACTCTCTGAGATTCCAGTCACCACACAGACATGTTTTCATAAGGAAGCCCAGGTGAGCTGGCATCCAAAGCGAGGGCTGCTCTGTACCCGGAACGCAGAGTCCACACTTCGgatgctttctcttgcctgaggAGCTGGAGCCAGCCAGGGCACTCTGTGCAGGGGCCTACTCCAAGAGCCCAACGCTGTGCCCAGGAAATCATGGGAATGTGAACCCCCTTGGACTTAGAGGCAGGGGCCGTCTGCTAGGAAGGGTGTGTGGAAGGAGCCTCTGAAGCACCCTGGAAGGATTCTGGGAGAGCTTTGGTCCAGGTATGGGAGAGTGTCCCAGGAGGAATGTCAAGGCCCAGAGGTGGGCGCCCAGGGCCTGCTGAGTAATCAGCGAGCTTGGGGTCGGTTCTCTGGAGCAAACTGCCTCACGGCCCTGCACATCCTGGTTTGCCAATGGAAGTATCTCTGCCTTACAAAGCTGTTTCAGTTCCCATGATGCCGTCCGTGTCTGTCATAAGCGTTGTCGTCAGCAGGCAGGGGTTTATTCCTAACTCTGGATTCCTCTGTAGGTAAGAGTCGAGGGAGGGGCTGCTACCTTGCCAGTTCTAGAGAGGCTTAGCTTAGTCATTAGCCTGAATTCGGAGCCTTGCAAATGATGCCTCGTATTTTGAGACGACACCCTGGTTTGTGTTCATTATTAATTTCTCTGTCTTTGATTTGGTTCTCACATTGGCGACCACAGCTTTCCTTCTGGAAGGAGTAGCCCCGTGCTGtgcaggttttgtttttgctccACCTGTGCTTAAGCAATAGGCGGTTGGCATTCTTAGCATCTCCTCGTGTTGTGGAAGTGGTGTAACTTGTCACGTTTGCTTTTGCAGAGTAACAGTTACCCCTCAATGAGCGACCCCTACCTGTCCAGCTATTACCCGCCGTCCATTGGATTTCCTTACTCCCTCAATGAGGCTCCGTGGTCCACTGCAGGGGACCCTCCGATTCCATACCTCACCACCTATGGACAGCTCAGTAACGGAGACCATCATTTTATGCACGATGCTGTTTTTGGGCAGCCTGGGGGCCTGGGGAACAACATCTATCAGCACAGGTTTAATTTTTTCCCTGAAAACCCTGCGTTCTCAGCATGGGGGACAAGTGGGTCCCAAGGTCAGCAGACCCAGAGCTCCGCATATGGGAGCAGCTACACCTACCCACCGAGCTCCCTGGGTGGCACCGTGGTTGATGGGCAGCCAGGCTTTCACAGCGACACCCTCAGCAAGGCCCCCGGGATGAACAGCCTGGAGCAGGGCATGGTTGGCCTGAAGATTGGGGACGTCAGCTCCTCTGCTGTCAAGACGGTGGGCTCCGTCGTCAGCAGCGTGGCACTGACTGGTGTCCTTTCTGGCAACGGTGGGACAAATGTGAACATGCCAGTTTCAAAGCCGACTTCGTGGGCTGCCATTGCCAGCAAGCCTGCAAAACCACAgcctaaaatgaaaacaaagagcgGGCCTGTCATGGGGGGTGCGCTGCCCCCTCCACCCATAAAGCATAATATGGACATTGGCACCTGGGATAACAAGGGGCCTGTGCCGAAGGCCCCAGTCCCCCAACAGGCACCCTCTCCACAGGCTGCTCCACAGCCCCAGCAGGtggctcagcctctcccagcACAGCCCCCACCTTTGGCTCAACCGCAGTATCAGAGCCCTCAGCAGCCATCCCAGACCCGCTGGGTTGCCCCACGCAACAGAAACGCAGCGTTTGGGCAGAGTGGAGGGGCTGGCAGTGATAGCAACTCTCTTGGAAATGTCCAGCCTAATTCTGCCCCCAGCATCGAATCCCACCCTGTCCTTGAAAAACTGAAGGCTGCTCACAGCTACAACCCTAAGGAGTTTGACTGGAATCTGAAAAGCGGGCGTGTTTTCATCATCAAGAGCTATTCTGAGGATGACATCCACCGCTCCATTAAGTACTCCATCTGGTGTAGCACAGAGCACGGCAACAAACGCCTGGACAGCGCCTTCCGCTGCATGAGCAGCAAGGGGCCCGTCTACCTGCTCTTCAGCGTCAATGGGAGTGGGCATTTTTGTGGGGTGGCCGAGATGAAGTCCCCCGTGGACTACGGCACCAGTGCTGGGGTCTGGTCTCAGGACAAGTGGAAGGGGAAGTTTGATGTCAAGTGGATTTTTGTTAAGGATGTGCCCAATAACCAGCTCCGGCACATCAGACTGGAGAATAACGACAACAAACCGGTCACAAACTCCCGGGACACCCAGGAGGTGCCCTTAGAGAAAGCAAAACAAGTGCTGAAAATTATCAGTTCCTACAAGCACACAACCTCCATCTTCGACGACTTTGCTCACTACGAGAAgcgccaggaggaggaggaggtggtgcgCAAGGTGAGGCTGGGTGTTGCAGGCAGCTGCCATGCAGGTGTGTCCTTAGTGCTGTACTTAGACCAGGTGGCCTGGTGGTGAGCACATGCGGCAGGTCCGCCGAGCTGAGTCTCGTGACAGGC
It contains:
- the YTHDF1 gene encoding YTH domain-containing family protein 1 isoform X2 — encoded protein: MSATSVDTQRTKGQDNKVQNGSLHQKDTVHDNDFEPYLTGQSNQSNSYPSMSDPYLSSYYPPSIGFPYSLNEAPWSTAGDPPIPYLTTYGQLSNGDHHFMHDAVFGQPGGLGNNIYQHRFNFFPENPAFSAWGTSGSQGQQTQSSAYGSSYTYPPSSLGGTVVDGQPGFHSDTLSKAPGMNSLEQGMVGLKIGDVSSSAVKTVGSVVSSVALTGVLSGNGGTNVNMPVSKPTSWAAIASKPAKPQPKMKTKSGPVMGGALPPPPIKHNMDIGTWDNKGPVPKAPVPQQAPSPQAAPQPQQVAQPLPAQPPPLAQPQYQSPQQPSQTRWVAPRNRNAAFGQSGGAGSDSNSLGNVQPNSAPSIESHPVLEKLKAAHSYNPKEFDWNLKSGRVFIIKSYSEDDIHRSIKYSIWCSTEHGNKRLDSAFRCMSSKGPVYLLFSVNGSGHFCGVAEMKSPVDYGTSAGVWSQDKWKGKFDVKWIFVKDVPNNQLRHIRLENNDNKPVTNSRDTQEVPLEKAKQVLKIISSYKHTTSIFDDFAHYEKRQEEEEVVRKERQNRNKQ
- the YTHDF1 gene encoding YTH domain-containing family protein 1 isoform X1, with protein sequence MLKSNLLKFEGNILQLFVLVQNGSLHQKDTVHDNDFEPYLTGQSNQSNSYPSMSDPYLSSYYPPSIGFPYSLNEAPWSTAGDPPIPYLTTYGQLSNGDHHFMHDAVFGQPGGLGNNIYQHRFNFFPENPAFSAWGTSGSQGQQTQSSAYGSSYTYPPSSLGGTVVDGQPGFHSDTLSKAPGMNSLEQGMVGLKIGDVSSSAVKTVGSVVSSVALTGVLSGNGGTNVNMPVSKPTSWAAIASKPAKPQPKMKTKSGPVMGGALPPPPIKHNMDIGTWDNKGPVPKAPVPQQAPSPQAAPQPQQVAQPLPAQPPPLAQPQYQSPQQPSQTRWVAPRNRNAAFGQSGGAGSDSNSLGNVQPNSAPSIESHPVLEKLKAAHSYNPKEFDWNLKSGRVFIIKSYSEDDIHRSIKYSIWCSTEHGNKRLDSAFRCMSSKGPVYLLFSVNGSGHFCGVAEMKSPVDYGTSAGVWSQDKWKGKFDVKWIFVKDVPNNQLRHIRLENNDNKPVTNSRDTQEVPLEKAKQVLKIISSYKHTTSIFDDFAHYEKRQEEEEVVRKERQNRNKQ
- the YTHDF1 gene encoding YTH domain-containing family protein 1 isoform X3 encodes the protein MSDPYLSSYYPPSIGFPYSLNEAPWSTAGDPPIPYLTTYGQLSNGDHHFMHDAVFGQPGGLGNNIYQHRFNFFPENPAFSAWGTSGSQGQQTQSSAYGSSYTYPPSSLGGTVVDGQPGFHSDTLSKAPGMNSLEQGMVGLKIGDVSSSAVKTVGSVVSSVALTGVLSGNGGTNVNMPVSKPTSWAAIASKPAKPQPKMKTKSGPVMGGALPPPPIKHNMDIGTWDNKGPVPKAPVPQQAPSPQAAPQPQQVAQPLPAQPPPLAQPQYQSPQQPSQTRWVAPRNRNAAFGQSGGAGSDSNSLGNVQPNSAPSIESHPVLEKLKAAHSYNPKEFDWNLKSGRVFIIKSYSEDDIHRSIKYSIWCSTEHGNKRLDSAFRCMSSKGPVYLLFSVNGSGHFCGVAEMKSPVDYGTSAGVWSQDKWKGKFDVKWIFVKDVPNNQLRHIRLENNDNKPVTNSRDTQEVPLEKAKQVLKIISSYKHTTSIFDDFAHYEKRQEEEEVVRKERQNRNKQ